In one window of Toxotes jaculatrix isolate fToxJac2 chromosome 10, fToxJac2.pri, whole genome shotgun sequence DNA:
- the egr1 gene encoding early growth response protein 1, translated as MAAAKTEMILPALQISEPLSFPHSPMDNYPKLEEVMMLSSAGTPFLTASAPEGAGFGSGEPGEQYDHLAGDTLPDIPFNCEKPVAEQTYPTQRLPPISYTGRFTLEPATTCSNSLWAEPILGLFTGLMSNVAPSSSSSSVASQTASSSSSSVPSSSTSSSSTSSSSQSSSLSSSIHHSEPNPIYSAAPTYSSPNSDIFPDQGQAFPSSAGAVQYPPPAYPNGKTCSTSFPVPMIPDYLFPQQQGEISLVPPDQKPFQSQSSQPSLTPLSTIKAFATQTGSQDLKSVYQSQLIKPSRMRKYPTRPSKTPPHERPYACPVETCDRRFSRSDELTRHIRIHTGQKPFQCRICMRNFSRSDHLTTHIRTHTGEKPFACEICGRKFARSDERKRHTKIHLRQKDKKAEKAGAVVVTTAPVSAASPASSYPSPITSYPSPVSSYPSPVTSCYSSPVHTSYPSPSVATTYPSVSMSSTFQSQVASSFPSSVASNIYSSPVPTPLSDMQTTLSPRTIEIC; from the exons ATGGCTGCAGCCAAGACCGAGATGATCCTCCCAGCCCTGCAGATCTCAGAGCCTCTGAGCTTCCCTCACTCCCCCATGGATAACTACCCAAAGTTGGAGGAAGTGATGATGCTCAGCTCTGCAGGGACCCCCTTCCTCACCGCCTCCGCACCCGAAGGTGCAGGCTTTGGCTCCGGGGAGCCAGGAGAGCAGTACGACCACCTTGCTGGAG ATACGTTACCTGATATCCCCTTCAACTGTGAGAAGCCAGTGGCGGAGCAGACCTACCCCACCCAGAGGCTGCCCCCCATCTCTTACACAGGCCGTTTCACCCTGGAGCCTGCCACAACCTGCAGCAACAGCCTCTGGGCAGAGCCCATCTTGGGTCTGTTCACTGGTCTTATGAGCAATGTTGCCCCCAGctccagctcttcctctgtTGCCTCACAGACcgcctcatcctcctcttcatccgttccgtcctcctccacttcctcctcttctacCTCTTCCTCATCTCAGAGTTCTAGCCTCAGTTCCTCCATTCACCACAGCGAGCCCAACCCCATCTACTCAGCCGCCCCGACCTACTCCAGCCCCAACTCTGACATCTTCCCAGACCAGGGCCAGGCTTTTCCCAGCTCGGCCGGAGCAGTGCAGTACCCCCCTCCTGCCTACCCCAACGGCAAGACCTGCAGCACTAGCTTCCCCGTGCCCATGATTCCTGACTACCTCTTCCctcagcagcagggagagaTCAGCCTGGTGCCCCCTGACCAAAAGCCCTTCCAGAGTCAGTCAAGCCAGCCCTCCCTCACTCCGCTGTCTACCATCAAGGCCTTTGCCACCCAGACTGGTTCCCAGGACTTAAAGAGTGTCTACCAGTCCCAGCTGATTAAGCCCAGCCGTATGCGCAAGTACCCCACCCGGCCAAGCAAGACACCCCCACACGAGAGGCCCTACGCCTGCCCTGTGGAGACCTGCGATCGTCGCTTCTCACGCTCTGATGAGCTGACACGTCACATCCGCATCCACACGGGCCAGAAACCTTTCCAGTGCCGCATCTGCATGCGCAACTTCAGCCGCAGCGACCACCTGACAACACACATTCGCACTCACACTGGTGAGAAGCCCTTCGCCTGCGAGATCTGCGGACGCAAGTTTGCCCGCAGTGACGAGAGGAAGAGGCACACAAAGATCCACCTACGGCAGAAGGACAAGAAAGCAGAGAAGGCAGGAGCGGTGGTGGTGACAACAGCACCAGTATCAGCCGCTTCACCTGCCTCCAGCTACCCCTCTCCCATCACCTCCTACCCTTCTCCAGTGTCTTCTTACCCTTCTCCAGTCACCTCCTGCTACTCCTCTCCGGTCCACACTTCCTATCCATCTCCTTCCGTGGCCACCACCTACCCATCTGTGTCCATGTCCAGCACCTTTCAGTCCCAGGTcgcctcctccttcccctcctcagTCGCCTCCAACATCTACAGCTCCCCTGTCCCCACCCCGCTATCAGACATGCAGACCACTCTCTCCCCAAGGACAATCGAGATCTGCTAA